Proteins found in one Subtercola endophyticus genomic segment:
- a CDS encoding histidine phosphatase family protein, translating to MTIARLTSQTTELILVRHAASTRAQVGIWGRLYDAPLAEGFESQMALTRSKADLQFLSRDRIISSPLRRCLETAAFIFPGTAPEVVPEFRAFHSGDFEAVSESFIQLNYPEYLDMTFRGRFLNPRHGEESIEAQVRRIARGLARVLADHDTTIVIVTHYSCLNIIANLGVRNWDINSHADGKYDVALGSYFRLTIDPVAVLSDIEDQLADVSDEYTEGLSL from the coding sequence ATGACGATTGCACGCCTGACATCCCAGACCACGGAACTCATTCTCGTGCGTCACGCAGCCAGTACGCGGGCACAGGTCGGCATCTGGGGCAGGCTTTATGATGCTCCCCTCGCCGAGGGGTTTGAGTCTCAGATGGCCTTAACGCGAAGTAAGGCCGACTTGCAATTCTTGAGCCGAGACCGGATTATTTCCTCGCCTCTTCGGCGATGTCTCGAGACTGCCGCCTTCATCTTTCCTGGAACGGCGCCAGAGGTAGTTCCAGAATTTCGGGCATTTCACTCCGGAGATTTTGAGGCGGTAAGCGAGTCGTTCATCCAGCTCAACTACCCTGAGTACCTCGACATGACATTTCGGGGCAGGTTCTTGAACCCGAGACACGGCGAGGAGAGCATCGAAGCTCAGGTAAGACGCATTGCTCGCGGACTCGCGCGCGTCCTTGCCGATCACGACACAACTATAGTGATTGTTACTCATTATAGTTGTTTGAACATCATCGCCAACCTCGGTGTTCGGAACTGGGATATCAATAGCCATGCCGATGGCAAATACGACGTTGCCCTGGGTTCCTACTTCCGGCTCACTATTGATCCGGTGGCGGTTCTCAGTGACATTGAAGATCAACTGGCGGATGTCAGCGATGAGTACACAGAAGGGTTGTCACTATGA
- a CDS encoding AAA family ATPase, with the protein MTVDELFESPSRKFVVFEGYDGSGKSTLINALVSSEATGSVRVVGRKKESELVEIAKVLERDDLRPDPRAEMLLRIAVEVERLNIISRSLLTHDVVVCDRGPISMIAWFRYLEVPSKAYEGLLEELWSFYRDSVTVVCRADFATCWQRSSGRLGQSRKDRLGEDANRRFFDQYQETVTSSGASIALIDIDTVNADVSTSLDEVLEAMRSNGITS; encoded by the coding sequence ATGACGGTGGATGAGTTGTTCGAGAGTCCTAGTCGGAAGTTCGTCGTGTTCGAGGGGTACGACGGTTCCGGCAAGTCGACCTTGATAAATGCCCTCGTCTCGTCCGAAGCGACCGGGTCGGTTCGGGTCGTGGGTCGGAAGAAAGAGTCGGAGCTCGTGGAGATCGCGAAGGTGTTGGAGCGAGACGATCTCCGGCCGGATCCGCGCGCTGAGATGCTTCTCCGAATTGCGGTGGAGGTGGAGCGACTGAACATTATTTCACGATCGCTGCTGACGCATGATGTTGTCGTGTGCGACCGAGGGCCGATCAGCATGATCGCCTGGTTTAGATACTTGGAGGTCCCTTCCAAGGCGTATGAAGGGCTCCTCGAAGAACTCTGGAGCTTTTACCGCGACTCGGTCACGGTCGTGTGCCGGGCAGATTTCGCTACATGCTGGCAGCGCTCGTCTGGCAGATTAGGTCAATCCCGCAAAGACCGACTAGGTGAGGACGCTAACCGGCGCTTCTTTGACCAGTATCAAGAGACCGTCACGTCCTCGGGCGCGTCGATCGCATTGATCGACATTGACACCGTGAATGCGGATGTCTCTACATCGCTGGACGAGGTACTCGAAGCGATGAGATCAAACGGCATTACTTCATAG
- a CDS encoding Txe/YoeB family addiction module toxin: MSRELAFDAHGWEDYVYWQTQDRKTLKRINQLIADTLRDPFAGIGKPEPLKHILSGAWSRRIDDANRLVYYVTDNHIVILQARDHY, from the coding sequence GTGAGCCGCGAGTTAGCCTTTGACGCACACGGGTGGGAAGACTACGTCTACTGGCAGACCCAGGATCGAAAGACGCTGAAGCGGATCAATCAACTCATCGCGGACACGCTCCGCGATCCGTTCGCGGGCATCGGCAAACCCGAACCTCTGAAACACATCCTCAGCGGTGCCTGGTCCCGGCGCATCGACGACGCAAACCGGCTCGTCTACTACGTCACAGACAACCACATCGTCATCCTCCAGGCCCGCGATCACTACTAG
- a CDS encoding type II toxin-antitoxin system Phd/YefM family antitoxin — MTALTATEARKTLFGLIQQVNDDHTAVEVVSKHGNAVLMSKDDYDAMTETAYLLRNPANAERLLESIERARRGEFEKHDLLDA, encoded by the coding sequence ATGACCGCATTGACCGCGACGGAAGCACGTAAGACCTTGTTCGGGCTCATTCAGCAAGTCAACGACGATCACACGGCCGTCGAAGTTGTATCCAAGCATGGCAACGCTGTGCTCATGTCGAAAGACGACTACGACGCCATGACCGAGACCGCTTACCTGCTGCGCAACCCAGCAAATGCGGAACGCTTGCTCGAATCAATCGAGCGCGCCAGGCGAGGCGAGTTCGAAAAGCACGACCTCCTTGACGCGTGA
- a CDS encoding ABC transporter substrate-binding protein encodes MRTTRTPLLRASAAAAVLLASSVALSACATSATPAGSASATSDAAIGAVDLSGVCPANIVIQTDWNPEAEQGDLYQLIGPGAVIDSNKKAVSGPLYASGAYTGVNVEVRSGGPAIGFQSVTSQQYADPTITLGYANTDEAVQLSADQPTTAVFAPFEVGPQIIMWDPATYPNVKTIADLGKTDAVVRYFGGATYMDYLTGSGILKAANVDGSYDGTPANFVAAGGKDAQQGFATVEPYVYQHEVDAWDKPVAFQLINDAGYPIYASALSIRTGDLDKMSPCLTKLVPVLQQATVDYYKDPAATNDLIVKAVSEFNNGWVYSAGVAAYSAKAQVDLGLVGDGADKTVGNFDLDRVQKIIDITTPLFAAQGKAVAPGLTPDAIVTNKFIDPSIGF; translated from the coding sequence ATGCGCACCACCCGCACACCCCTCCTGCGCGCATCGGCCGCAGCTGCGGTGCTACTCGCGTCATCCGTCGCTCTCAGCGCCTGCGCAACAAGCGCCACGCCCGCAGGATCCGCTTCCGCCACCTCTGACGCTGCCATCGGCGCCGTCGATCTCTCCGGCGTCTGCCCGGCGAACATCGTCATTCAGACCGACTGGAACCCCGAAGCCGAGCAGGGCGACCTCTATCAGCTGATCGGCCCCGGCGCCGTCATCGACTCGAACAAGAAGGCTGTCTCCGGCCCGCTCTACGCCAGCGGTGCATACACCGGCGTGAATGTCGAGGTGCGCTCCGGCGGGCCCGCGATCGGGTTCCAATCTGTGACGAGCCAGCAATACGCGGATCCGACCATCACCCTCGGCTACGCGAACACCGACGAGGCCGTTCAGCTCTCTGCCGACCAACCGACCACCGCAGTGTTCGCTCCGTTCGAGGTCGGGCCGCAGATCATCATGTGGGATCCGGCCACCTACCCCAACGTCAAGACCATCGCCGACCTCGGCAAGACCGACGCCGTCGTGCGCTACTTCGGCGGCGCCACCTATATGGACTACCTGACCGGCAGCGGAATCCTCAAAGCAGCCAACGTCGACGGCAGCTACGACGGCACGCCCGCCAACTTCGTGGCCGCGGGCGGTAAGGATGCCCAGCAGGGCTTCGCGACCGTCGAGCCCTACGTGTACCAGCACGAGGTCGATGCGTGGGACAAACCGGTCGCCTTCCAACTCATCAATGACGCCGGATACCCGATCTACGCATCGGCTCTCTCGATTCGCACCGGAGACCTCGACAAAATGTCACCGTGCCTCACGAAGCTCGTTCCCGTGCTCCAGCAGGCAACCGTCGACTACTACAAAGACCCCGCCGCCACGAACGACCTCATCGTGAAAGCGGTCAGCGAGTTCAACAACGGATGGGTCTACAGCGCCGGTGTCGCCGCCTACTCGGCCAAGGCCCAGGTCGACCTCGGCCTGGTCGGCGACGGTGCAGACAAGACCGTCGGCAACTTCGACCTCGACCGCGTGCAGAAGATCATCGACATCACGACGCCACTCTTCGCGGCACAAGGCAAAGCGGTTGCTCCGGGGCTTACACCCGATGCGATCGTGACGAACAAGTTCATCGACCCCTCGATCGGCTTCTGA
- a CDS encoding flavin reductase family protein, translating to MTMDIDFDKIGEYERYKLMASLIVPRPIAFVTTVDADLVVNAAPFSMFCMLGEEPPLLLISLNRTAGGGQKDTAQNIDLTNEFVVHMVDEALAHTADRCSETMPHGTSELDAVGLGTIASRVVSAPTIQSAPVAFECVLHEKIETTSREIFIGRIVSLHTRDDLIDTDLWRVNLSQYFPVARFGASFYTTTRDRFLIDHDGSRSASATTIIDRL from the coding sequence ATGACCATGGACATCGACTTCGACAAGATCGGCGAGTACGAACGATACAAGCTGATGGCCAGCCTCATCGTGCCGCGTCCGATCGCCTTCGTCACCACCGTCGACGCCGACCTGGTCGTCAACGCCGCCCCGTTCAGCATGTTCTGCATGCTCGGCGAAGAACCCCCGTTGCTGCTCATCAGTCTCAACAGAACCGCAGGAGGCGGTCAGAAAGACACCGCGCAGAACATCGACCTCACAAACGAGTTCGTCGTGCACATGGTCGACGAGGCCCTCGCCCACACCGCGGACCGGTGCAGCGAGACCATGCCGCACGGAACGAGCGAACTCGATGCCGTCGGCCTCGGCACCATCGCCTCACGTGTCGTCTCCGCTCCCACCATCCAGTCGGCTCCGGTCGCATTCGAGTGTGTGCTGCACGAGAAAATCGAAACGACCAGCCGCGAAATCTTCATCGGCCGAATCGTTTCGCTGCACACGAGAGACGACCTGATCGATACCGACCTCTGGCGAGTGAACCTGTCACAGTACTTTCCGGTCGCGCGCTTCGGCGCCAGCTTCTATACGACGACCCGCGACAGATTTCTGATCGATCACGACGGCTCGCGAAGCGCCTCGGCGACGACGATTATCGACCGCCTCTGA
- a CDS encoding DUF1989 domain-containing protein, with the protein MHSALQSTSPTVTVSLNQQQRALLTRSVAVGEAPSIDLLVRRAVAETSSGEFSTLTVPSVSGRPFEWRSRLSATERSTRLLLDEFVLRPGTGKAIEVAAGEVLRIEQIAGAQCVDFNCFNLHDYREFFHTGRTRTLHGINPGAGDFLWSSPPRERAMMYLLTDTAHCNDVVFPRCSANLYETVYGYAAHTNCADIQAEAQREYGLTPDDVHDSFNFFMSTEVVDGLPRIGRQASVAGDYVELLAVMDVLAVPNVCGADVMKTSNFAIKPLKIQRFQASSADLDAVPELLAYDTQRTPAQFRQPNIRLDRELARDESYVPAFTNDPIVYDELQVILDEETHRRLDTLWRRDLYLTAGDALRDVVFAWWATAHSA; encoded by the coding sequence ATGCACTCTGCGCTTCAATCCACTTCTCCCACCGTTACCGTCTCGCTGAATCAGCAGCAACGAGCATTGCTGACGCGCTCGGTCGCCGTAGGCGAAGCCCCCTCCATCGACCTGCTGGTGCGACGCGCCGTCGCAGAGACCTCCTCGGGCGAGTTCAGCACGCTGACCGTGCCCTCGGTGTCGGGTCGCCCATTCGAGTGGCGAAGCCGGCTTTCTGCGACCGAGCGATCGACCCGATTGCTGCTCGACGAGTTCGTGTTGCGACCGGGAACGGGCAAGGCGATCGAGGTCGCCGCCGGCGAGGTGCTGCGCATCGAGCAGATCGCCGGGGCGCAGTGCGTAGATTTCAACTGCTTCAATCTGCACGACTATCGCGAGTTCTTCCACACCGGCCGCACACGCACTCTGCACGGCATCAATCCAGGTGCCGGCGATTTCCTGTGGTCGTCTCCCCCGCGCGAACGCGCAATGATGTACCTGCTCACCGACACGGCGCACTGCAACGATGTCGTGTTTCCTCGCTGCAGCGCGAACCTCTATGAGACGGTGTACGGCTACGCAGCCCACACAAACTGCGCAGACATCCAGGCCGAAGCGCAGCGAGAATACGGCCTCACGCCCGACGACGTGCACGACTCCTTCAACTTCTTCATGAGCACTGAAGTCGTCGACGGCCTGCCCCGCATCGGCCGCCAGGCATCGGTCGCCGGCGACTACGTCGAGCTCCTCGCCGTCATGGATGTGCTGGCCGTACCGAATGTCTGCGGTGCCGACGTGATGAAGACGAGCAACTTCGCGATCAAACCCCTGAAGATCCAGCGATTTCAGGCCTCGAGCGCCGATCTGGATGCCGTACCCGAACTCCTGGCCTATGACACCCAGCGCACTCCGGCACAATTCAGGCAGCCGAACATCCGTCTCGACCGCGAACTGGCCCGCGACGAGTCATACGTGCCGGCATTCACGAACGACCCCATCGTCTACGACGAGCTGCAAGTCATTCTCGACGAAGAAACGCACCGCAGACTCGACACGCTCTGGCGCCGCGACCTCTACCTCACTGCGGGCGATGCGCTTCGCGACGTCGTCTTCGCATGGTGGGCCACGGCACACTCGGCATGA
- a CDS encoding GntR family transcriptional regulator, whose translation MPSAFSADHDASRASDSTLRSRRSASAYSALREAIMENALKPGMKLPEEDLGTHFGVSRTLIRAALAQLSLEGLVDIGKTKSATVAQPTKADALEAFEVRRALEREVCRLVANRWNAEMGETLAAHLAAEKAASDEHNHKVSIRLGAEFHILLADMAGNALLRRYLFEVVGRTTLILAVYGQAHPQQDSLDEHILLVEALGRGDSAAAEAIVDAHIQSVEDRALGGADSDESPQLAEILSRYSRPS comes from the coding sequence GTGCCCTCAGCCTTCTCCGCAGACCACGACGCCAGCCGTGCATCCGATTCGACGCTGCGATCGCGCCGAAGTGCCTCTGCTTACTCCGCGCTGCGCGAGGCCATCATGGAGAACGCACTGAAGCCGGGTATGAAACTGCCCGAAGAAGACCTGGGAACGCACTTCGGCGTCAGCCGAACACTCATTCGCGCGGCGCTCGCCCAGCTATCCCTCGAAGGCCTCGTCGACATCGGCAAGACCAAATCGGCGACCGTCGCGCAACCGACGAAGGCTGACGCGCTCGAGGCCTTCGAGGTGCGGCGTGCGCTCGAACGCGAGGTGTGCCGGTTGGTCGCGAATCGCTGGAACGCGGAGATGGGCGAGACTCTCGCAGCCCATCTCGCTGCAGAGAAGGCTGCATCAGACGAGCACAATCACAAGGTGTCGATCAGGCTCGGCGCGGAGTTTCACATTCTGCTCGCCGACATGGCCGGCAATGCTCTGCTGCGCCGGTACCTCTTCGAAGTCGTCGGGCGAACGACCCTCATCCTCGCCGTCTACGGCCAGGCTCACCCACAGCAAGACAGCCTCGACGAACACATTCTGCTGGTCGAAGCCCTCGGCCGAGGCGATTCGGCCGCGGCCGAGGCGATCGTCGACGCGCACATCCAATCGGTCGAAGACCGTGCTCTCGGCGGAGCCGACTCCGACGAGTCCCCGCAACTCGCCGAAATTCTCAGCCGGTACTCGAGACCGAGCTAG
- a CDS encoding FadR/GntR family transcriptional regulator, with the protein MAVTDEAIARIREMVVQGELRPGDRLPPEKELSERLGLSRNSLREAVKALELIRVLDVRRGDGTYVTSLEPGLLLEAVQFVVDLHQDQSVLELFEVRRILETSAAALAAQRMTVENIEHLRASVSEAAGFDKVNDLVAHDLDFHRRIAEASGNTYLSTLLEALSSKTVRARLWRGITEENAASRTLSEHEGIVRAIHARDTELARALTTAHIAGIEGWIRRSLG; encoded by the coding sequence ATGGCAGTGACAGACGAAGCGATCGCCCGCATTCGTGAGATGGTCGTGCAGGGCGAGCTGCGGCCCGGCGATCGGCTGCCGCCGGAGAAAGAACTGAGCGAGCGGCTGGGGCTCTCGCGCAACTCGTTGCGCGAAGCTGTGAAGGCCCTCGAACTCATTCGGGTACTCGACGTGCGGCGCGGCGACGGCACCTATGTCACCAGTCTCGAGCCCGGGCTGTTGCTCGAGGCAGTGCAATTCGTCGTCGACCTGCATCAAGACCAGTCGGTGCTCGAGCTTTTCGAGGTTCGCCGAATTCTCGAGACCTCGGCGGCGGCGCTCGCCGCGCAGCGCATGACCGTCGAGAACATCGAGCACCTGCGGGCGTCGGTTTCGGAGGCCGCTGGGTTCGACAAGGTCAACGACCTCGTGGCGCACGATCTCGATTTTCATCGACGCATCGCGGAGGCCAGCGGCAACACGTACCTCTCCACCCTGCTCGAGGCGCTGAGCAGCAAGACCGTTCGAGCCCGCCTCTGGCGCGGAATCACCGAAGAGAACGCTGCCAGCCGCACTCTGTCGGAACATGAAGGCATCGTGCGTGCGATCCACGCGCGAGACACCGAACTCGCTCGCGCATTGACCACCGCGCACATTGCCGGCATCGAGGGGTGGATCCGGCGCTCACTCGGCTGA
- a CDS encoding fumarylacetoacetate hydrolase family protein: protein MKLLRLGPVGHEIPVVVDDNGVPFVLSSLTADIDGAFLARGGIDEVARALAAGSLERLGDPADGSVLRVGAPIARPSAVICIGMNYAAHAAESGSLPPKDLVIFFKHPNTVVGPFDTVLIPPGSTKTDWEVELAVVIGRRARYLSSPAEALDVIAGFAVSNDVSEREYQIEISGGQWSKGKSAESFNPLGPWLVPVSEIGDGSGLRISSTVNGEPRQDSSTSDLIVGVAEIVYQLSQFMVLEPGDLINTGTPEGVALSGRFDYLAAGDVFECTIEKLGTQRQPIAQGQPIAQGQPIVQGKAS from the coding sequence ATGAAACTTCTGCGACTCGGTCCTGTCGGCCACGAAATCCCCGTCGTCGTCGATGACAACGGCGTTCCCTTCGTTCTCAGTTCGCTCACCGCCGATATCGACGGGGCGTTCCTCGCCCGCGGCGGCATCGACGAGGTGGCCCGAGCACTCGCTGCCGGCTCGCTCGAACGGCTCGGCGATCCGGCTGACGGCAGCGTGCTTCGCGTGGGCGCGCCGATCGCCCGGCCCTCCGCCGTGATCTGCATCGGAATGAACTACGCCGCCCATGCGGCGGAGTCGGGCTCCCTGCCGCCGAAAGACCTCGTTATCTTCTTCAAACACCCGAATACCGTGGTCGGCCCGTTCGACACCGTGCTGATTCCGCCGGGCTCGACGAAGACCGACTGGGAGGTCGAACTCGCCGTCGTCATCGGCCGTCGTGCACGGTACCTCAGCAGTCCCGCCGAAGCGCTCGACGTCATTGCCGGCTTCGCCGTCTCGAACGATGTCTCTGAGCGGGAGTACCAGATCGAGATCTCGGGTGGTCAGTGGAGCAAGGGCAAAAGCGCAGAGTCGTTCAACCCGCTCGGCCCATGGCTCGTGCCCGTCAGCGAGATCGGCGACGGTTCCGGCCTGCGCATCAGCTCGACCGTCAACGGCGAGCCGCGGCAGGATTCGTCGACCAGCGACCTCATCGTCGGGGTGGCCGAGATCGTCTACCAGCTCAGTCAGTTCATGGTGCTCGAGCCGGGTGATCTCATCAACACCGGCACGCCCGAGGGTGTCGCGCTCTCCGGCCGGTTCGACTACTTGGCGGCGGGCGACGTGTTCGAGTGCACGATCGAGAAGCTCGGCACGCAGCGCCAGCCCATCGCGCAGGGCCAGCCCATCGCGCAGGGCCAGCCCATCGTGCAGGGGAAGGCATCATGA
- a CDS encoding SDR family NAD(P)-dependent oxidoreductase, with the protein MSESTQFSTESASGGGSYHGLIAAVTGGASGLGKAIAEELHRRGARVFCLDLNADAVEAPLTGVTCNIGERASVEAAIAEVVAAAGQLDIVIANAGIGAQGDIEANDDDEWMRVLNINVIGSARTVRAAMPHLRQSKHGAIVFTSSIAAWAGLPQRALYSASKGAISAMTLAVATDCLPLGIRVNAVAPGTADTPWVGRLLDSAANPEAERAALESRQPTGRLVQPSEVAEAVAYLASPTSASTNGVILAVDGGMYSLRPRTA; encoded by the coding sequence ATGAGCGAAAGCACGCAATTCTCAACCGAATCCGCATCGGGCGGCGGCAGTTATCACGGGTTGATCGCTGCGGTCACGGGCGGGGCATCCGGTCTCGGCAAAGCCATCGCCGAAGAACTGCACCGCCGCGGGGCCCGAGTGTTCTGTCTCGACCTGAACGCCGACGCCGTCGAGGCGCCGCTCACGGGTGTGACGTGCAACATCGGAGAAAGGGCCAGCGTCGAGGCGGCTATCGCCGAGGTCGTCGCTGCGGCGGGCCAGCTCGACATCGTTATTGCGAACGCGGGCATCGGCGCCCAGGGCGACATCGAAGCCAACGACGACGACGAGTGGATGCGCGTGCTCAACATCAACGTGATCGGATCAGCTCGAACCGTGCGTGCCGCCATGCCGCATCTTCGCCAGTCGAAGCACGGCGCCATCGTCTTCACCTCCTCGATCGCGGCGTGGGCCGGCCTGCCTCAACGGGCCCTCTATTCGGCGTCGAAAGGCGCGATCTCGGCCATGACCCTCGCCGTGGCTACCGACTGCCTGCCGCTCGGCATTCGGGTGAACGCCGTGGCGCCGGGCACCGCCGACACGCCCTGGGTGGGCCGCCTGCTCGATTCGGCGGCGAACCCCGAAGCCGAACGGGCCGCCCTCGAGAGCCGGCAGCCGACGGGTCGCCTGGTTCAGCCGAGCGAGGTCGCGGAGGCCGTGGCGTACCTCGCGTCGCCGACCTCCGCAAGCACCAACGGCGTCATTCTGGCCGTCGACGGCGGCATGTACTCGTTACGACCGCGCACAGCATAG
- a CDS encoding ABC transporter ATP-binding protein, translating to MSRAQGSPREAELIDPDHPMMSVVRLLKPNRARVLLSMLVFVVKDSPVWIMPVVTASVIDIVVAGGPTRSLVAWTIVGVVAVIQNYPGHVGYTRLFMGAVRGVGSHLRNELTGRLQLLSIGFHSRANSAIIHTKVVRDVENIELMLQQAHQPIFSATTVLIGALVMTAINVPAFLPIYALTIPLALMLRRTLQRRSAGTNEDFRKEVEHLSVRVSEMATLMPITRAHGLEGVARDRVATSAESVQRAGFKLDVLNSKFSALSWIAFQTLGFGCLVLAAWLAISKTVPITAGQVVLLSSYFALLTGSLTNILMVLPVIARGTESARSIAEVMQDPDLEKNDGKAQVESFDGNVSLRGVTFHYGDEGTAALRDIDLEIRAGETIALVGSSGSGKSTMLNLVLGFIRPTRGHVYLDGADMETLDLRTVRRFVSVVPQESVLFEGTVLDNVTYGLPDVSPQRVRDALVNANAAEFVDALPKGADTIVGERGALLSGGQRQRLSIARALIRDPRLLLLDEATSALDSESEVKIQDALQRLMRDRTTLVVAHRLSTIRSADRIVVMENGRIAEIGSHTELLSRDGRYRRLHHVQSA from the coding sequence ATGTCTCGTGCACAAGGGTCGCCCCGAGAAGCCGAACTGATCGACCCCGACCACCCGATGATGTCGGTGGTTCGACTGCTGAAGCCGAACCGGGCTCGGGTTCTGCTGTCGATGCTGGTCTTCGTCGTGAAAGATTCGCCGGTCTGGATCATGCCCGTCGTCACCGCGAGCGTGATCGACATCGTCGTCGCGGGCGGCCCGACCCGGTCGCTGGTGGCCTGGACGATCGTCGGGGTCGTCGCGGTGATTCAGAACTACCCCGGTCATGTCGGCTACACCCGCCTGTTCATGGGCGCCGTTCGCGGGGTCGGGTCACACTTGAGAAACGAATTGACGGGGCGTCTGCAGCTGCTGTCGATCGGGTTTCACAGTCGGGCGAATTCGGCGATCATCCATACCAAAGTGGTGCGTGACGTCGAGAACATCGAGCTCATGCTGCAGCAGGCCCACCAACCGATCTTTTCGGCCACGACGGTGCTCATCGGCGCTCTCGTGATGACAGCGATCAACGTGCCGGCATTCTTGCCGATCTACGCGCTGACCATCCCTCTCGCCCTGATGCTGCGGCGAACACTCCAACGCCGAAGCGCCGGCACCAACGAAGATTTTCGAAAAGAAGTCGAACACCTCTCTGTGCGAGTCAGCGAAATGGCGACGCTGATGCCGATCACCCGCGCGCACGGGCTGGAGGGCGTCGCGCGAGACCGAGTCGCCACGAGCGCCGAGAGCGTTCAGCGGGCCGGGTTCAAACTCGACGTGCTCAATAGCAAGTTCTCCGCGCTCTCGTGGATCGCATTCCAGACACTGGGTTTTGGCTGTCTTGTTCTCGCTGCGTGGCTCGCGATCAGCAAGACCGTGCCCATCACTGCGGGCCAAGTCGTCTTGCTGAGCTCATATTTCGCTCTGCTGACAGGGTCATTGACGAACATCTTGATGGTGCTGCCGGTCATCGCGCGAGGAACCGAATCCGCACGATCGATAGCCGAGGTGATGCAAGACCCCGACCTCGAGAAAAACGACGGAAAAGCTCAGGTGGAATCGTTCGACGGAAACGTTTCGCTGCGCGGCGTCACCTTTCACTACGGCGACGAGGGCACCGCAGCACTTCGCGACATCGATCTGGAAATCCGGGCCGGCGAGACCATCGCCCTCGTAGGGTCGTCGGGGTCGGGCAAGTCGACCATGCTCAACCTGGTTCTCGGATTCATAAGACCGACACGTGGCCACGTCTACCTCGACGGAGCCGACATGGAGACTCTCGATCTGCGAACAGTGCGCCGGTTCGTCTCTGTCGTGCCCCAAGAATCGGTGCTGTTCGAGGGAACGGTGTTAGACAACGTGACCTATGGTCTGCCGGATGTATCGCCCCAACGGGTTCGCGATGCGTTGGTGAATGCGAATGCCGCCGAATTCGTCGACGCGCTGCCCAAAGGGGCAGACACGATCGTCGGCGAGCGGGGAGCGCTGCTCTCCGGGGGTCAGCGGCAACGACTCTCGATCGCCCGGGCACTCATCCGAGACCCGCGCCTGCTGCTTCTCGACGAAGCGACGTCGGCGCTCGACTCCGAATCAGAGGTGAAAATTCAAGACGCGCTGCAGCGACTGATGAGAGACAGAACGACCCTCGTTGTCGCGCATCGCCTGTCGACCATTCGCTCGGCCGACCGAATCGTCGTGATGGAGAACGGCCGCATCGCAGAAATCGGTTCGCACACCGAACTGCTGAGCCGCGATGGCCGCTACCGCCGGCTGCATCACGTGCAGTCTGCCTGA